From a region of the Sorex araneus isolate mSorAra2 chromosome 10, mSorAra2.pri, whole genome shotgun sequence genome:
- the CSRP2 gene encoding cysteine and glycine-rich protein 2, whose product MPVWGGGNKCGACGRTVYHAEEVQCDGRSFHRCCFLCMVCRKNLDSTTVAIHDEEIYCKSCYGKKYGPKGYGYGQGAGTLNMDRGERLGIKPESVQPHRPTTNPNTSKFAQKYGGAEKCSRCGDSVYAAEKIIGAGKPWHKNCFRCAKCGKSLESTTLTEKEGEIYCKGCYAKNFGPKGFGYGQGAGALVHAQ is encoded by the exons ATGCCTGTCTGGGGAGGTGGCAACAAGTGCGGGGCCTGTGGGCGGACCGTGTACCATGCTGAGGAGGTGCAGTGCGATGGCAGAAGCTTCCACCGCTGCTGCTTTCTCTGCA TGGTTTGCAGGAAAAACTTAGATAGCACAACAGTGGCAATTCATGATGAAGAGATCTACTGCAAATCCTGCTATGGAAAGAAATATGGACCAAAAGGCTATGGCTATGGCCAGGGCGCTGGCACACTCAACATGGACCGTGGTGAGAGGCTGGGCATCAAGCCAGAGAG TGTCCAACCTCACAGACCAACAACAAATCCAAACACTTCGAAATTTGCTCAGAAGTACGGAGGTGCTGAAAAGTGCTCCAGGTGTGGGGATTCTGTGTATGCGGCCGAGAAGATCATTGGAGCTGGAAAG CCCTGGCACAAAAATTGCTTTCGATGCGCAAAGTGTGGGAAGAGTCTTGAATCAACCACTCTGACTGAGAAAGAAGGTGAAATCTACTGCAAAG GATGCTATGCAAAGAACTTTGGGCCCAAGGGATTTGGCTACGGCCAAGGAGCAGGGGCCCTTGTCCACGCCCAGTAA